The Solanum lycopersicum chromosome 8, SLM_r2.1 DNA segment GATAACGCTCACGATATTTAAAAGAGTTAAAGGTTATGGTAGTAAACATATGTATCCTTGTTATTAATTATGATTCTTGTGAGGAGCATCTAAAAGAGAAAGTGGACCATATGGGACAGAAGGAATACTAAtactttttctctctcttataAAAGGGTGTGATGTAGACAGTCTTTCGTAATGCAAGGAATTAAGGGTGTACCTTAGAAGGATTATAGTGAGTTTGAATGTAAGGATATTCTCCGGTGAGAAGCTCATTGAGAATAATGGCAAAACTATAGACATCCGACTTTTCATCATAAGGTTCTGATCGAATCACTTCTGGTGCCATGTATACATATGTGCCTGAAATCTCAAAACTTTGATgtttaatcaataaatatacCACACAAAAACTTATTACTTTCTCTTTTAGTCAATCCTAACAAGCGAAGAATGACACATttctatattaagtaacaatttGACTGTTTTAACAGTCACACAATTAATTTCTGTCATTCATTTTGGACAACAAGTTTTAAAAGCcatcttttctttcttaaacgACGCGTTGAGTCAATCTATCTCATATAAAATGAGAGAGAGAGTAATGAACAAGAGAATTAGCTAACCTGTTTCTCCTGTTAAAGCCTTTTCTTCATGATTCAAGAACCTAGCATGTCCAAAATCTGCAATTCTAACATGCATAGAATCATCCAAGAAAATGTTACTCGGTTTTAAATCGCGATGAATCACCATAGGCTTGTGTTCATGAAGATATTGCATTCCTTGAGCAATTTCCATTGCTTTTACAACTCTCTCTTCAAAAAGTGGAAGAGGAATagctctttcttttcttcttttaccAGGACCATGTAGCCAATCTTTTAGCGTCATTGCTAATAACTCTGTCACTATCCATCCGTGCTGAGGAGGATCAAGGCATGCCCCCATAAGCTGCAGCACAAAACGATGACGCTGCCTTGATAACGTCTCAACCTCTTGAGCAAAGAAGCTAACACCATTTTCATTCAAGAGGAAGAACTCAGGCAATACACATTTGACTGCAACTTCATATCCTCTCCATTTTCCTCTGTATATATGTGCTGTGCTTCCTTGAGCCACttcttctttcatttcaatCTGTGTTTCCATGAATACACGCGCATGTCATCTAAGGGCCCGTTTGAccataaattttgcaagtaaAACTTGGGGAAAAACTTGACAAATTTTGTTTGTTCatacacttttttattatttggcaaatttttttggcaatttttccaaattcccaaatactagaaaaaactagtatttgggccaaatttcattatttggaaagttttagaaattcaatttttacccttaactttttattttacaaaaattatatatttattgacacCGACCAATTCAATTAGCTCCCTTCTACATGCGTTCTTTTGATTTCATACATTCCTTTGTTACAGTTAGTCTTGCTGAACTAGctactaaataaaacatgaattgcatttattttattttggtagatAAATATTACGTTGTTGATGTTGGTCTAAGGAACAcaagaggatttttagcttcatTCATTGGAATGCGCTATTATTTGAAGGACTATCGAGGAAGTGAAAGAGAGCCTAAGAATGGAAAAGAGCTATTTAACTATAGACATGCTTCTCTGCGCAATGTAATTGAAAGAACTTTTGGTGCGTGGAAAAGTAAATTCAGAATACTAAGACAAGACATGAACAACTATGAATGTGACATACAGGTGAAAATAGTAATTTCTTGCGCtgtattgcataattttttacgtgaacaccaaagtaatgatgaaatattcaatgaatatgaaaatgatgatattgTTGTTGATAAAAGTGACGAACTACTGGCTCAGGGTAACAACATCGCTTCATCTTCTCGATCGTCTGATTCGAAAATGCAAGCTCATCGAGAAGAGATTGTTCATAAAATGTGGGAAGATTATAGTAAAGAATAGGTTGAACTCTTTCAGTTGAGAAAGTATAGGTTCTTTAGtgattgcaatatttatttccttttgttttcttctcttttttttccccgaatttatattagttgtattttcattatcatgatttgtaccaagaccttttcactaTACGAATATTTACTACaatgattcttgttgatttgttgCGGAAGTCATAAATCTTGTTACGTGAGATTTCTATTGTGctatgtaatacaaatttatggttagtttgatagtttaaaaaacttatgggtataaatcatatttcttaaaaaaatgaaatatgtttctcaaattctatggccaaacacatgatAAATTTCACCTAAATTTTCATCCAAATagtatttgccaaaaatatttgaatatctatggccaaacgctagctaaaAGTTTATGAGCTGGTTTGGCtttaacttataaaaaaaagtattttacaagtagtttttaaaaatgttgAACTGTGATAacttttatgttaaaaaaaatgaaaattagggGAGTAGCGACTCTAACTGGTACGTTATTTTTAACTTTGTCAAACACTCTCAAAAgctaaaaatgacttaaatataGGTTTGACCAGCCTTTAAGTCAATTCAAATGGGTTATTACAgaaaacaaatttattattaagtgCAGTGACTAACAAGGATTGTGGTCAGTGGCGAAACCAGGAATTTCACGAAGGGTGtccaaaaagggaaaaagattGTTGCCAGTGAGATTCAAACACATGAGCACTTAGGACTCTTTCAAGACTTCTAAAATTACTAGGCTACAacaccttttttttcttataaagggtgtccaaaatatgttatttaattactttgtgtatcattttacttatatatacgGTATTATTTTCCGACTGAAAGTGTACAATTCTATAGGATAGCTACACCCATGGTTGTGGTGGAGTGGTAATTAAGTATTCATTCATCCTTAGTCAAGAAGTCTTGGGTACGGAGGCTCCTTTGTTAGGGAGCGCTTTACCTCAACGTGGAACTTCCTGAAATGAGTCGATATTTAGTCGGGCTCTAATATGAGTACCGCCACAAGGAATTGTGCCCAACAACGGCCACAATAATATCAAGACTTCAAATCTTAGTGATTTTCTGGtcatatgtatatatctttATTAACTATGTGAACAAAATAGTATTTCTGCAAAAAAGCTCCTAGCTAGTCTTAATAAGAgacaaacaatagtaataactatACGTACCTCATGGGGTTCAATATACCAACCATTCAACTTGGCCTGATGAATGAGGTATGTGATATCAGAGTGGGGTTGTTGTTGGGGTGGTGTTTGTGGACTGGAAGTGGCATGGATAATAGTAGTACTACTATTGATTGattcttgttgtttttctttgttgttgATGATTAACTCTAGAAAACCATTATCTTGTGCTACCTGAAGACAATACCTCAAATAATTTTGTGTCCTTTCAAGTCTCATTTTGTACATGCTCTTCATCTCTTTCTGCTTCTCTAATTCCTTCTCCCTTTCTTCCACTTTTTCCTAGTAATTAGAAAACATGAACATACTCATTAGTTAGCCTGAACTAATGGTAATTTCTAACTACTTTATAAGGAAATAGTTGAGCTAGGTGAAGAACCACACCAATTCAACTCTTGTTCATTTTTGTATCTAGGCCCGTACCGCTTTAATATGTATCACCAAGGTCTAAAACTAACTTCCTCATATATCACAAATCTGTTGTGTATTTTATGGATGTAAGATTTGCTAAGAGTGTTACAGGAAAACTAACTAAGTGATACATGTAGAGACGAACCCAGGATTTGAAAACTTTGGGTGCATCAAACCATGATCTCTAAATTAAACttgaaacaaaaataagtaGAATTTGAAGACTTTGGGTGTATTAAGTATGATCTTTcagttaaaacaaaaataatgaaatagaaTTTGAAGATTTCGAATGCACCAAACATGATCTCTAAGCTaaacttaaaacaaaaataatggaATAATGCTCTAGCTAGATTCAAACCATGGTCTCGCTAGCTAGTAGTTCCTCTGCTTTGTACCATCCACACAAGACAACTCCTATATATGCTCGTCACGGTGCACTATTAATTGCAATATCCTAGTTTCTATCAGATTAtcaagatatatataaatacacataatttttttcacaacCCCACTAATAAAAGTGGGCCCGCCTCTGCTAATGCATGTACCATATGATATAATGTAATGAaccaacaaatatatatatcttaaattcaTTTGCATGAAATATATAGGCTATATATACCTGTTGAAGGTGGTGATATTGGGGAGTTTGTACAAGTTTTATGTTGCGTGAGACTTTAGGCCCCAAAATCAAACAGTCAGACAGGCTTTTACACCATCCGCCGCCGCCGACGTTGGACTTGAGCGGAGCACCACTGCTTGTGGCGGATGGAGAACTAACCGGACTACACATGCCTCTCCTTTTACCCTTCATCTTAATTCAATACCTTAATTATTCTCAAAAGTTACCTTAAATTTAAAGCACCTTAAATTTAaagcataatataatataattagtcTTTTATGTTATATAGCCAATAATTTTAATGGAGGATGAAGACAGAATTGGCGGACCTTGTAATGAGCCGTTTTACATTATggtattttttgttttctttggaCGGCCTTGGGGTGTgtaaaaaattacatcaaatgTTCTATAATGTTAAAATGGTTTTAAATAGGTAAATTTTATTTCAGAACAGATTaagaaattaaagttaaaaggtCCCTAgttaaaattcatattcaagttAGATGCATTTATGTACGTTATTATTGAGACCATCGAACTAGTAtgtaaaatgaataattttaaataagcaTATTTATCGTCAAAAGATGTGATGCAATGAATGAGATTGTTGTTCCTTTCTTATTAGACAGTGGCGTACCCATATGGTAGTCAGGGTGTCCAATTAGTCAGAAACAAAATAccatatatataagtaaagtgaTATAcgaaatgattaaataacatattttgaacACCTTTGATGTGACAAACTGTTATAGCTCAATGGTTTCACCTCTTTGGAATGAGAAAGTGCTCGTATGTTGGTATCTCAATAGTCAGAGATTTCAAATTTGAaccttttatattaaaaaattcttgATAGAAAGTGTTATCCACGAATGGTTCAGACCCCTAACGCAACTATAAATTAGTCAAGCTCCAATAAATTCAAGATTTAAGCGGGAaacttttgtaaaaaaaataaaaataataaggcCGTGGAAGTGATGGGTAATGCTTTTTAGAATTGTTTGAAATCTGCagacttaagtatttttccttGTACGTACGAGTTTCTCGAGGCTTTTAGATACGAACAAAATGTTAGATGAAATCTATAGACTGTAACACCTGTTATTTTCGATTCCTCCTAGCTCCCAAAAATATATGTGATAAACTACATCAAATTAAAAACTAatctgaattttatttttattgatcgATCATCTTATCATTTTGGAAGTGTATTTTTTAGTGACTATTAtaagaaaatgattatttcataatgttttacatatattaaattatttcttttgtcGCAATTAATATGATATTAATAGTTTATAGAGAATCAATTTAactaaattttatacaaatcggattatatcataattaaaatttagatatttaaaaactatataaaaatattttaaattacaaaaaatattattcatatttataattttaaaaatatttatttatcaaattttacaCAATTGAACTCTCAAAAGCAAATAGTATTGCAAGAGAAAGTAATGAAACTGAATGGGAAGAAAATTGTTCCTTTCTATTAGAGCTCGAAATATGGGTTGGTCCACCCCATTCGACCTAATTCATATAGGTTTTGAGATTTGGCAGTTCAAGTCGAACTAATCCATTTTTCGTGTGGGCCAAAAAATGATTAGTCCAGCCCACAAGTATGTGGGTTACGTGCTTTGCCAGaccatctttcttttcttaaaagtatatttttataatttttaaattaaattataattttaaaatattattataaatatcgaCAACACAATATTATATAGTGTTAGTGTTACTACTTCTTaatcaaatacacaaataa contains these protein-coding regions:
- the LOC112942011 gene encoding serine/threonine-protein kinase STY8-like gives rise to the protein METQIEMKEEVAQGSTAHIYRGKWRGYEVAVKCVLPEFFLLNENGVSFFAQEVETLSRQRHRFVLQLMGACLDPPQHGWIVTELLAMTLKDWLHGPGKRRKERAIPLPLFEERVVKAMEIAQGMQYLHEHKPMVIHRDLKPSNIFLDDSMHVRIADFGHARFLNHEEKALTGETG